The following proteins are encoded in a genomic region of [Eubacterium] hominis:
- a CDS encoding MATE family efflux transporter: MEAVEKKARTKNPLGYQPIGRLLMKFAIPSVISMLVNAVYNIVDQIFIGQGVGYLGNAATTVAFPIVTIILAVGTMLGAGGSAYAAIKLGEKKDDEAENTLGNVFILLVVIGIVLTVIGLVFLDPILTIFGATPKNMGYARDYAGIILIGTVFNLLGIGLSNMARTDGSPNIAMMSMVTGALLNCVLDPVYIFVFHWGVKGAAIATITSQIIATIILVYYFMKKGNMRLRFDHMKPNGIIIKAAFSLGISSCITQLSSTILQIVLNNSLVYYGDQTSVTGDVALSAMGIVMKVSMIIISICIGIGIGAQPILGFNKGANQPKRIKKTYRIASNVATGVTALGWAMFMLIPHIILMLFGSADENFTNFAIKAMRIYDLGVFTAGFQITSTSYFQATGQPMKASILSSLRQLLLLIPLIIILPMSFGLDGILYAGPVADISSAIIVFFFIHHEMKKLDVQIANEAGDELGVFDDEVKTA, from the coding sequence ATGGAAGCAGTAGAGAAAAAAGCTAGAACGAAAAATCCATTGGGTTATCAGCCAATTGGTAGATTATTAATGAAATTTGCAATTCCTTCCGTCATATCCATGTTGGTAAATGCGGTATATAATATCGTTGACCAGATATTTATCGGACAGGGTGTTGGTTATTTAGGAAATGCCGCAACAACCGTTGCTTTTCCTATCGTTACGATTATCCTTGCGGTAGGAACCATGCTAGGTGCTGGAGGAAGCGCTTATGCTGCCATCAAGCTTGGTGAAAAAAAGGATGATGAAGCAGAAAATACATTGGGGAATGTTTTTATATTGCTGGTTGTTATAGGAATTGTGTTAACTGTTATCGGTCTGGTATTCCTTGATCCAATTTTAACCATTTTTGGCGCTACACCAAAGAATATGGGATATGCAAGAGATTATGCAGGCATCATTTTAATTGGTACGGTATTTAACTTATTAGGTATTGGATTAAGTAATATGGCGAGAACGGATGGAAGTCCAAATATTGCAATGATGAGTATGGTCACAGGCGCATTATTAAACTGTGTGCTTGACCCTGTCTATATTTTTGTGTTCCACTGGGGAGTAAAAGGTGCCGCAATCGCAACCATTACATCACAGATTATCGCAACCATTATTTTAGTATATTATTTCATGAAGAAAGGAAATATGCGTTTACGTTTTGATCATATGAAGCCAAATGGTATCATTATCAAAGCTGCATTTTCCCTTGGTATTTCCAGTTGTATTACACAGTTATCTTCCACGATTCTTCAAATTGTATTAAATAACTCTCTTGTATATTATGGAGATCAGACAAGTGTAACCGGAGATGTTGCATTATCTGCGATGGGAATCGTTATGAAGGTTTCTATGATTATTATTTCTATATGTATTGGAATCGGTATTGGTGCCCAGCCTATTTTAGGCTTTAATAAAGGGGCAAATCAGCCAAAACGTATCAAAAAGACGTATCGTATCGCAAGTAATGTTGCCACTGGTGTAACAGCTTTGGGATGGGCGATGTTTATGTTGATTCCTCATATTATCTTAATGTTGTTTGGAAGTGCGGATGAAAACTTTACAAATTTCGCCATTAAAGCGATGCGTATTTATGATTTAGGTGTATTTACTGCCGGATTCCAGATTACCAGTACATCTTATTTCCAGGCAACTGGACAGCCAATGAAGGCAAGTATTTTATCTTCCCTTCGTCAGCTATTACTTTTAATTCCATTAATTATCATACTTCCAATGTCTTTTGGATTAGATGGTATCTTATACGCAGGTCCTGTTGCGGATATCTCCAGTGCAATCATTGTATTCTTCTTTATTCATCATGAAATGAAGAAACTGGATGTACAAATTGCGAATGAAGCAGGGGATGAATTAGGCGTCTTTGACGATGAAGTAAAAACAGCATAA
- a CDS encoding DUF308 domain-containing protein yields MKIYFDMDSFDYPQELRNNWNKRLRSMRIIALLLSILMMILGVVCFLYPVKTMGVLEKSAAFLILVAGVYEIINYFKTPVYFRQAFELFTGICNILLGCLLLFSPASLGLSTFSWLFAMISFITGIGLLHFSSQLRFFGIIGTSWMVVDGILAILLALLLIMMPMAGPLMISYLLACYLCIGGIILLIETINLKDLKI; encoded by the coding sequence ATGAAAATCTATTTTGATATGGACAGTTTTGATTATCCACAGGAATTACGAAATAACTGGAACAAACGTCTTCGTTCTATGCGTATCATTGCATTGTTGTTGTCAATACTGATGATGATTCTTGGTGTGGTATGTTTTCTGTATCCAGTAAAAACCATGGGCGTGTTGGAAAAGAGTGCTGCTTTTCTGATTCTGGTTGCTGGCGTTTATGAAATTATCAATTACTTCAAAACTCCAGTATACTTTCGTCAGGCATTTGAATTGTTCACTGGTATCTGTAATATCCTTCTGGGATGCTTATTGTTGTTTTCTCCAGCATCACTTGGCTTATCCACCTTCAGCTGGTTATTTGCGATGATTTCATTCATCACAGGTATTGGTCTATTACATTTTTCTAGTCAACTTCGATTTTTTGGTATCATTGGCACAAGCTGGATGGTTGTAGATGGTATATTGGCAATTCTTCTTGCGCTACTGTTGATTATGATGCCTATGGCTGGTCCTTTGATGATTAGTTACTTACTGGCATGTTACTTATGTATCGGTGGTATCATTCTCCTCATTGAAACTATCAATTTAAAAGATCTTAAAATATAA
- a CDS encoding MarR family transcriptional regulator, which yields MPGINKYASILYRISQIYYDEQLAPYHIGSGQQFFLMRIHKHPGISQQELAEKGFYDKGTTARAVKKLEQENYIIRKADENDKRIIRLYVTQKGESLMPIIDQVIADWRGIITEGMSKEEADEIEKGMQRIAQNAKAHAKGKRKRVGYGSSREKS from the coding sequence ATGCCTGGAATCAATAAATATGCTTCTATCTTATATCGAATATCACAAATATATTATGATGAACAGCTGGCACCGTACCACATCGGCAGTGGACAGCAGTTTTTTCTTATGCGAATTCATAAACATCCAGGGATATCCCAACAAGAACTTGCGGAGAAAGGTTTTTATGATAAAGGCACTACCGCTAGAGCAGTTAAAAAACTGGAACAGGAAAACTATATCATAAGAAAAGCAGATGAAAATGATAAGCGTATCATTCGTTTATATGTGACACAGAAGGGTGAATCGCTGATGCCCATCATTGATCAGGTGATTGCCGACTGGCGTGGAATCATCACAGAGGGTATGAGTAAAGAAGAAGCAGATGAAATCGAAAAAGGTATGCAGAGAATCGCTCAAAATGCAAAAGCTCATGCGAAAGGTAAAAGAAAGAGGGTAGGTTATGGAAGCAGTAGAGAAAAAAGCTAG